From a region of the Dictyostelium discoideum AX4 chromosome 2 chromosome, whole genome shotgun sequence genome:
- the asnB gene encoding asparagine synthetase, with the protein MCGISGWVDWSNKNDLLKEVAIIQRMNQSVYHRGPEEGGIWKSSDALFGHRRLCVIDAAGGKQPMIFKKGDKSIVLCFNGELYNFQDLRNELISLGNQFKSHSDTEVILMSYIQWGEQCVKKFNGMFAVAIFDEENQKLFLARDHLGVKPLFYCTRGDSILFGSEMKVLLANNKLVKAEVDKDGIAQLFYLGAFRTPDIGCIFKDIHEVSPGHSITFNKSLNNNNNNNNNNNNNNNNNNNNNISFTTTGQKEYWNLKCLPHTDDVHQTSKKLRGLIEGALSRQLISDVPITFLLSGGLSSSVLVSLASSLSKSSFPEPCPINETSILKTFSCEFENDDKDYKEEIEGPKKPWVEKVVKNVQSNHISTQCNVDNLINTISLPMKARDLPSFSKWETPLRLMLNKVKDHGVVLISDEGSDEIFSGYDWFKKQSSLNMDRLPWIGNIYNNINHFLKDQILEQVDFMKYGEQVYQKAIKNMPVLQGEDETQVKQRVASWLFIKYFLVYMLEREDRTSMSQSLEVRVPYCDYNLVEYCWNIPYNMKSIDDIEKGILRRSMAQQLPKDILYHTKDNFPLSVKDTNFFISVCSLLEIELNNPSSPILNFIKKESIMEIIKNKYDEKYQTYQNQSVIEHLLQVNTWIIDYNVKFV; encoded by the coding sequence atgtgtGGAATTAGTGGTTGGGTAGATTggtcaaataaaaatgatttattaaaagaagtTGCAATAATTCAAAGAATGAATCAAAGTGTTTATCATAGAGGACCAGAGGAAGGTGGAATTTGGAAATCAAGTGATGCATTATTTGGACATCGTAGATTATGTGTTATTGATGCAGCAGGTGGTAAACAAccaatgatttttaaaaaaggtgataaatcaattgtaTTATGTTTTAATGgggaattatataattttcaagatttaagaaatgaattaatttctttgggtaatcaatttaaaagtCATTCTGATACTGAAGTAATTCTAATGTCATATATTCAATGGGGTGAACAATGTGTTAAAAAGTTTAACGGAATGTTTGCAGTTGCAATCTTTGATGAAGAAAACCAAAAATTATTCCTTGCAAGAGATCATCTTGGTGTTAAACCATTATTCTATTGTACTAGAGGTGATTCCATTCTTTTTGGTTCAGAAATGAAAGTTTTACtagcaaataataaattggttAAAGCAGAAGTTGATAAAGATGGTATTgctcaattattttatttgggtGCATTTCGTACACCAGATATTGGTTGTATATTTAAAGATATACATGAAGTATCACCTGGACATTCAAttacatttaataaatcattaaataataataataataataataataataataataataataataataataataataataataatatctctTTCACTACAACTGGTCAAAAAGAATATTGgaatttaaaatgtttaCCACATACTGATGATGTTCATCAAACAAGTAAAAAACTTAGAGGATTAATTGAAGGTGCACTTTCAAGACAATTAATATCAGATGTACcaattacatttttattatctggTGGTTTATCATCTAGTGTATTGGTTTCATTGGCATCATCACTATCGAAATCATCATTTCCTGAACCATGTCCAATTAATGAAACTAGTATTTTGAAAACTTTTTCAtgtgaatttgaaaatgatgataaagattataaagaagaaattgaagGACCAAAAAAACCATGGGTTGAAAAGGTTGTTAAAAATGTTCAAAGTAATCATATTTCCACACAATGTaatgttgataatttaataaatacaatTTCATTACCAATGAAAGCAAGAGATCTTCCAAGTTTTTCAAAATGGGAAACACCATTAAGACTAATGCTAAACAAAGTAAAAGATCATGGTGTGGTTTTAATCTCTGATGAAGGTTCTGATGAAATATTCTCTGGTTATGATTGGTTCAAAAAACAATCTTCTTTAAATATGGATAGATTACCATGGATTGGCAATAtctataataatatcaatcaTTTCTTAAAGGATCAAATATTAGAACAAGTTGATTTTATGAAATATGGTGAGCAAGTCTATCAAAAAGCCATTAAAAACATGCCAGTGCTACAAGGTGAGGATGAAACTCAAGTAAAACAAAGAGTTGCCTCTtggttatttattaaatacttTTTAGTATATATGCTTGAACGTGAAGATAGAACATCAATGTCTCAATCATTAGAAGTTCGTGTACCTTATTGTGATTATAATTTGGTTGAATATTGTTGGAACATACCATACAATatgaaatcaattgatgatattgaaaaaggtATTTTACGTCGTTCAATGGCTCAACAATTaccaaaagatattttatatCATACAAAGGATAATTTCCCATTATCAGTTAAAGATacaaatttctttatttcagTTTGTAGTCTATtggaaattgaattaaataatccatcctcaccaattttaaattttattaaaaaggaATCAATTatggaaattattaaaaataaatatgatgAAAAATATCAAACCTATCAAAATCAAAGTGTTATTGAACATTTACTTCAAGTAAATACATGGATCATTGATTATAATgttaaatttgtttaa